Proteins encoded by one window of Candidatus Omnitrophota bacterium:
- the thrC gene encoding threonine synthase, giving the protein MQYSGVIERYKKYLPVTRKTPVITLKEGNTPLIHARYLSKLMGKGYEVYLKYEGLNPTGSFKDRGMTLAISKASEEGAKAVMCASTGNTSASAAAYAAVAGLKCIVLIPRGAIALGKLSQALIHGAKVLAVDGNFDDALNLVREITEDYPITLVNSLNPYRIEGQKTGSFEICDCLGSAPDFQVIPVGNAGNITAYWKGYKEYKESGKIKKLPKMLGFQAAGAAPIVKGYPVKNPRTIATAIRIGNPASWKQAERARDESGGLIDMVSDSQILAAYKLLAQKEGVFVEPASAASVAGLLKLVKRGYFKPTTNDQRPTTKIVCILTGHGLKDPDRAIKSIKEPKVVKPNLKAVLREIGY; this is encoded by the coding sequence ATGCAATATAGTGGCGTGATTGAAAGATATAAAAAATATCTACCGGTGACAAGAAAGACGCCCGTTATTACTTTAAAAGAGGGCAATACTCCTTTAATACATGCCCGTTATTTAAGCAAGCTGATGGGCAAAGGTTATGAAGTCTACCTGAAATACGAAGGCCTTAATCCCACGGGTTCTTTTAAGGACAGGGGCATGACCCTGGCTATTTCCAAAGCCTCTGAAGAAGGCGCAAAGGCAGTGATGTGCGCTTCTACGGGCAATACCTCGGCATCAGCTGCGGCCTATGCTGCGGTTGCAGGCCTTAAGTGTATCGTACTTATACCTCGCGGCGCGATTGCCTTAGGCAAGCTTAGCCAGGCACTCATCCACGGGGCAAAGGTTTTAGCCGTGGATGGGAACTTTGACGACGCCTTGAATTTAGTCAGGGAAATTACTGAAGATTATCCCATAACTTTAGTCAATTCCCTAAATCCCTACCGTATAGAAGGCCAAAAGACAGGTAGTTTTGAAATCTGCGACTGTTTAGGTTCTGCGCCGGATTTTCAGGTTATACCAGTGGGTAATGCCGGGAATATTACTGCTTATTGGAAGGGATATAAAGAATACAAAGAATCAGGTAAAATTAAAAAATTACCGAAGATGCTGGGTTTTCAGGCTGCGGGTGCCGCCCCCATTGTTAAAGGCTATCCTGTAAAAAATCCCAGGACCATTGCCACAGCTATACGTATTGGTAATCCTGCCAGTTGGAAACAGGCAGAGCGCGCGCGCGATGAATCCGGCGGCCTGATTGATATGGTTTCCGATAGCCAAATCCTGGCTGCCTATAAATTATTAGCGCAGAAAGAGGGCGTATTTGTAGAGCCAGCCTCTGCAGCTTCTGTCGCGGGTTTATTAAAATTAGTGAAAAGGGGATATTTTAAACCAACGACCAACGACCAACGACCAACGACAAAAATAGTTTGTATCCTTACCGGTCATGGATTAAAAGACCCTGACCGGGCGATAAAGAGTATAAAAGAACCGAAAGTAGTAAAGCCCAACTTAAAAGCGGTATTGAGAGAGATTGGGTATTAG
- a CDS encoding PilZ domain-containing protein, producing the protein MNYEGPERRQHPRITARFIVSYRILEEANNIDISQTKNVSLGGMLLTTNRAFSIGTNLALEIRLPFDANPIMIVAKVMESREISKDLIYDTRLQFLAIDERHRSVIKDTVDYYLKKG; encoded by the coding sequence ATGAACTACGAAGGACCGGAAAGAAGGCAACACCCGCGCATAACTGCCCGTTTTATTGTTTCGTATCGCATACTTGAGGAAGCCAACAACATAGATATTTCCCAGACTAAAAACGTAAGTTTAGGCGGCATGCTCTTAACCACAAACAGGGCATTCAGCATAGGCACTAACCTGGCTTTAGAGATACGTTTACCTTTTGACGCTAACCCGATTATGATTGTGGCTAAAGTTATGGAATCGCGCGAAATCAGCAAAGACCTGATTTACGATACCAGGCTTCAATTCCTGGCGATAGACGAAAGGCATAGGAGCGTAATTAAGGATACCGTAGATTATTATCTCAAGAAAGGATAA
- a CDS encoding homoserine dehydrogenase, producing the protein MRKINVGLIGFGNVGSGVVKILSEKKALLSAKIGLEINVKKICDKDIASKRNVTVDKGLLTRDAREIIDDPQIDIVVELMGGIHPAKDYITEALKKGKNVVTANKALLAQEGRELFALAQDRGKSIYFEASVGAGIPIIKSLREGLVANKFYSIFGIVNGTSNFILSQMSHNNCSFNDALSEAKARGFAEKDPSLDIEGIDSAHKLILLTYLAFGRLVSMDEVFIEGISRVSPADINYAKEMGFEIKLLAIAKKESDELEIRVHPTLIPKAHLLSSVGGIFNAIYVSSDLAGNLLFYGPGAGQLSAASAVVSDLVDLTQGIKAGMFRPTLNIGVDKSVKKLRRINEIESKYYIRFMALDKPGVLAKVSGVLAKFGISIASVTQKERRKTQVVPIMMIIHEAKEKDLRSALAIIDRMDIIKQKSVAIRIEEV; encoded by the coding sequence ATGAGAAAGATAAATGTAGGCCTGATTGGTTTTGGCAATGTTGGCTCAGGCGTAGTAAAAATTCTCTCTGAAAAAAAGGCCCTATTAAGCGCAAAGATAGGTTTAGAGATAAATGTCAAAAAAATCTGTGACAAGGACATTGCCTCTAAACGTAATGTTACCGTGGATAAAGGCCTTTTGACCAGGGATGCCCGGGAGATTATTGACGATCCCCAGATAGACATTGTCGTAGAGTTAATGGGCGGTATCCACCCGGCCAAGGACTATATTACTGAGGCACTGAAGAAGGGTAAGAATGTGGTTACCGCGAATAAAGCGCTCCTCGCTCAGGAGGGCAGGGAATTATTTGCCCTGGCGCAGGACCGCGGCAAGAGTATTTATTTTGAGGCCTCGGTAGGGGCAGGTATTCCGATTATAAAATCATTGCGCGAAGGATTGGTGGCGAATAAGTTTTACAGTATTTTTGGCATAGTAAACGGAACTTCTAATTTTATATTATCACAGATGTCACATAATAACTGTAGTTTTAATGATGCCCTTTCTGAGGCCAAGGCCAGGGGCTTCGCCGAAAAAGACCCCAGTTTGGATATAGAAGGCATAGACTCGGCGCATAAATTAATCCTGTTGACTTATCTGGCTTTCGGGAGATTGGTGAGCATGGATGAAGTATTTATCGAGGGTATTTCGCGGGTATCCCCGGCGGATATTAATTACGCCAAAGAAATGGGGTTTGAAATAAAATTATTGGCTATTGCCAAAAAGGAATCCGATGAATTGGAGATAAGGGTCCATCCTACCCTTATACCTAAGGCGCACCTGCTCTCTTCGGTTGGCGGCATATTCAACGCGATATACGTATCCAGCGATTTAGCCGGCAACCTGCTTTTTTATGGCCCGGGCGCCGGGCAATTATCCGCTGCCTCTGCTGTAGTATCAGACCTGGTGGATTTGACCCAGGGTATTAAGGCAGGGATGTTTAGGCCCACTTTAAATATAGGAGTGGATAAATCCGTAAAGAAATTACGGCGCATAAACGAAATTGAAAGTAAATATTACATACGTTTTATGGCCCTGGATAAGCCCGGCGTATTGGCAAAGGTTTCCGGGGTGCTGGCTAAATTCGGCATCAGCATAGCTTCGGTTACCCAGAAGGAGAGGAGAAAGACGCAGGTTGTGCCTATTATGATGATCATCCACGAGGCCAAGGAAAAAGACCTGCGCTCTGCCCTTGCAATAATTGACCGGATGGATATCATAAAGCAAAAGTCAGTAGCGATAAGAATAGAGGAAGTATAA
- a CDS encoding phosphopantothenoylcysteine decarboxylase translates to MSLKNKRILITAGPTWVPIDSVRVISNIATGETGRLLARKLISLGAKVTLLLGAVESCCLDKKINPALSYDDNRQCRRKGGIKLIRFKFFGELRNRLNKELSAKKYDYIIHSAAISDFKPTRIFNGKLDSQKAISLKLKPLPKVFRDIQRVSPKSRLVMFKLEAGVSDNTLIQRAKAAQHKAGAEFIVANTLRPYRAFVIDRRGNILSANSKNDLVRKLIKRIQFLCL, encoded by the coding sequence GTGAGCCTAAAAAATAAAAGAATTTTGATTACCGCAGGGCCGACGTGGGTCCCTATAGATAGCGTAAGGGTTATCAGTAACATTGCCACAGGCGAAACCGGAAGGCTCCTGGCGCGTAAACTTATAAGTTTAGGTGCTAAGGTTACTCTTTTATTGGGTGCGGTAGAATCCTGTTGCCTGGATAAGAAGATAAATCCCGCTCTTTCTTATGACGACAATAGACAGTGTCGTAGAAAGGGCGGGATAAAGTTAATCCGTTTTAAGTTCTTTGGCGAATTAAGAAATAGGCTTAATAAAGAATTAAGCGCAAAAAAGTATGATTATATAATACACTCTGCGGCTATTTCGGACTTTAAACCAACGCGCATATTTAACGGAAAACTTGATTCGCAAAAGGCAATCAGCTTAAAATTAAAACCACTGCCTAAGGTCTTTAGGGATATACAGCGGGTTTCTCCTAAAAGCAGGCTGGTGATGTTTAAACTGGAAGCCGGGGTTTCTGATAACACTTTAATTCAACGGGCAAAAGCAGCACAGCATAAAGCAGGCGCTGAATTCATAGTAGCAAATACCCTCAGGCCTTACCGCGCCTTTGTTATTGATAGAAGAGGTAATATTTTATCGGCGAATAGCAAGAATGATTTAGTAAGGAAATTAATCAAGAGGATACAATTTTTATGCTTATAG
- a CDS encoding NAD(P)-dependent glycerol-3-phosphate dehydrogenase yields the protein MKKFNITVLGDGGWGATLAMLLYRKGFKVTLWGVFPDYISYLNKKRVNTRFLPGIRIPSGIEITSCLNEAVSDKDLLVLAIPSQYLRGILKRIKRLDYPRHAVYLSVTKGIEIGTLKRMSEVIRDEMGKIKLAVLSGPTVAHEVAKGIPTACVVASGDKDLRKYLQGIFMAERFRVYTNDDVIGVELGGSLKNVIAIACGISDGLGFGTNTKAALLSRGLVEISRLGSSMGAKAKTFSGISGLGDLVTTCISPYSRNRFVGERIGRGKSLKQVTAHMQMVAEGIPTAKSAYALSLKYKVDMPIIREVYAVLYKDKSAKEAVRDLMTRERKEE from the coding sequence ATGAAGAAATTTAATATTACAGTTTTAGGCGATGGGGGATGGGGGGCGACGTTAGCAATGTTACTCTACCGTAAAGGTTTCAAAGTTACTCTTTGGGGCGTATTCCCGGATTATATTTCTTATTTAAATAAAAAGAGAGTTAATACCAGATTCCTACCCGGTATAAGAATACCTTCCGGCATAGAGATTACATCCTGTTTAAATGAAGCAGTGTCTGATAAAGATTTACTGGTTTTGGCTATCCCTTCGCAATATTTACGTGGTATTCTTAAGAGAATCAAGCGGCTGGATTATCCCCGGCATGCCGTATATTTAAGCGTTACCAAGGGTATAGAGATAGGTACGCTGAAAAGGATGTCCGAAGTTATACGCGATGAGATGGGCAAGATAAAATTAGCAGTGCTCTCCGGGCCGACGGTTGCCCATGAAGTTGCTAAAGGAATACCCACTGCCTGTGTGGTTGCTTCCGGCGATAAGGATTTAAGAAAATACCTGCAGGGTATTTTTATGGCCGAGAGGTTCAGGGTTTATACCAATGACGACGTTATCGGTGTAGAATTAGGGGGGAGCCTGAAGAACGTTATTGCTATTGCCTGCGGTATCTCTGATGGCCTGGGTTTTGGCACAAATACAAAGGCAGCCCTTTTATCGCGGGGGTTGGTGGAAATTTCCCGGCTCGGTTCCAGTATGGGCGCAAAGGCAAAGACCTTTAGCGGTATAAGCGGCCTCGGAGATTTAGTGACTACCTGTATTAGCCCTTATAGCAGGAATAGGTTTGTGGGCGAGCGGATAGGCAGAGGTAAGTCCTTAAAACAGGTAACCGCGCATATGCAGATGGTGGCAGAGGGTATCCCTACGGCAAAATCCGCGTATGCCTTGAGCCTAAAATATAAGGTAGATATGCCTATTATCAGGGAAGTTTACGCTGTTCTTTATAAGGATAAATCTGCTAAAGAAGCAGTCAGGGATTTGATGACTCGGGAGAGAAAAGAAGAATAA